TGGCGAACGGTTATCGCAAGGCTGATGATGGCGAGCCATCCGGCGATGGCTAGGACACCCGGGCGGATGTGGCCATGGATAGGCCAGAGGGCGCTGAGAGCGTAGGTACCCCAGAATAGGACAGCAGCCACGACGAGAATGTTGGCAGCGGTGTACTTATTTCGCGCCCGACGTGCTTGGTCGGTCTTGCCGGAATTCACGGTGTCTCCGATCAAGGTGAGATTGGGGAGGGGCATGATCGGAGGTCGGACGGGGGGTGCGCGCCGGCCTCCCGAGGGTTGCCGCTGGCGGTGCGGTCCCCGGTCTGCTATGGGAGAGTGTGACTGCTGGATGGTGGCCACCTCCCCCGGTTGGTGGCGGTCCCACGGATGGGACTGCCGTGCGGATCTCTGTGCAGGGGATTTAATCTGCTCTTCAAATTCACGTTATGCAAGTCGTACACACGTATTAGGTGTCGTGGAACTCGCGGGGATCTTGCATCGATGTCGGACATAGCCGACGCCTGATCGGCTGCCTGTCCGCTATCTGACTATCACGACCAGCCGTGCAAGGCCGACAACTGTCACCATCTACGCATCCGGCTGGCGGGGCGCCACGAAAGATCCTCGGCCCTGGTGCACCTCGATCCAGCCCCGCTCGTCGAGCAGGCGCAGCGCCAGCCGGATCGGCTGCGGCGACGCCCGATACTGCACGCACAGGTCGGCGATGCTCGGCAGTTTGTCGCCCGGTCGGAGCGTCCCGGATCGGATGGATGCGGTGATGTCGTCGATGACCTGGGCGTAGACGGGTTGTCTGGGCATGGTGGGGCCGCCTCTCGTCAGCGCCCCGAGCATCCCACCGGCGGTGACAGACGGTGCATGCTCTGTTGACTCTGCATGCACTGCATGCAAGGCTGCGGCTGGGTCTCTCGTCAGCAGCCTGGGGCCCTCTGGCCGGGCGGGGTAGCTCCCCCCTGTGGCGCCTCCCGCCCGGCACCCCACCGCCCAACCACAAGCCGGGGGACGCCTGTGACCAGCATGTGTGACGAGCCGTCCGCGACCGAGGTGGCCCGCCTGGCTGCTGTGATCGTGTCCTGGCATCGGGATGGCGGCCGGTGTGGGGAGTGCCGCCCGGACGGGTGTTGCGAGATGGCGTGGGCCGTCCCGGAGTGGGAGGCGTGGCAGCAGGAGAGGGCGGCCACCCGCAACGGGTAGCCGCCCTCGACGCGCCGGATCAGCCCGGTCAGCCCAGAGTTTGCTCCAGATGTGCGCGCACCGGCTCGTACAGGCCGGGCAGCAGCTCCAGCGCCTCCGGTAGGGGCGCCCACCGCACTTCGGCCAGTTCGTCTTCGTCGCCGACATGGACGTCCAGGCGTCCGGTGGGCTGGCAGGCCAGGTAGATCATGGTGCGGCCCGTCTTTGGATGTACCCGCCGGCCGATCTCCCGCTCTGCGGCTTCGACCGTCAGCCCGGTTTCCTCTTTGACCTCGCGGACTGCCGCGTCGGCGGCGCTTTCGCCGGGTTCGATCTCCCCGGCGATGAGGGTCCACAGCGGTTTGCCGTCGTGGCGGCGGCCGATGAGGACGCCCAGGGGGCTGGTGACGACGCCCGCGACGACGGGGCTGGGTTCGGGTGTGGTGGCGGGATCGGGCACGTGTTGCCTCCTGTCCTGCTCGCCGCGGCGCCGGCGGGCGATGAGTCGGTTGACGGCTTCGGTGCCGATCATCCGGTACCGGCCCCGTTCGGTGAGGTACCAGTCGACGCCTTCGGTGCCGAAATGGCCGGAGTCCACGAGGCGGCGAATGGTTTGCCCACTGTCGCGAAAGCCAGCGGCGATTAGGCGGGCTCGGACCTGGTTGATGGTCAGGTAGCCGCCCCGCTCGTCCACGCACTCTCCCAGGTCTTCCAAGCCTTTCAAGTTGACCCATGGTCGCATGGCGAGGCTCAGGGCGGCAGTGAATCGTGGGCCCAACATGCGAGCACTCTACCAACCTTTCCAACCTTTCCAAGGTGTGTCATGCTGTCCGGCATGGACCTCCCCGACTGGCCCGACTGGATCGGCCTGGTGCTCGACGTGGCGCCGGCATACGCCCGGCATGTCGCGGTCGGCGCCAGGATCGTCGGCGCCCGGGCGGAGGTGACCCGGTGACTGCCCCGACACCACCCCGAAAGGGCTGGGAGACGTACGTGCCGGTCGCCATCGCGCTGCTGCTGATCGCAGGTGTGTGGCTGGCCGGTGCCGTCTGGTCATTTGAGGAGCAGACGCACTACGCCAAGGCAAACGGCTTCACCACCCCGGAGCTGCTGCCGCTGGTCCTCGACGGGATGGCGGTCGCGATGGCCGCCGTGTCGTGGGCGGCGAGCCTCGACGCCCGACCGGCCATGTTCGCCCGAGCCATGACCGCGGTGGCGATAGCGGGCAGCTCGGCCAGTAACGGGGCGTGGGCGTGGACCCGGTCGGACGGCGACGAACAGACGATTGTCCTGGCCGCCGCGGTGCCAGTGCTGGCGATGCTGGCGTTTGAGGTGCTGCTGTCGGAGGTGCGGCGTCAGGTGATGCGTCGCCGCGGACAGCCCGGTCCGGTGGTGGTACCACCGCCGCGTCTGATCCGCGTCACGCTCGCCCCGTGGTCGACGCTGCGGTCGTGGCGGCAGCTTGTCCTCGACGCGACTGACCCGCGTAAGGCGTTCGCGACGCGGCCGGTTGACGCACCCGCGCCGCAGCGCGGTGCAGCAGTCCCGCCGTGTCCGGTGACGCACCCAGTGGACGCGACACAGCCTGCGCAACCTGCGTTGAC
The sequence above is a segment of the Micromonospora sp. WMMA1363 genome. Coding sequences within it:
- a CDS encoding winged helix-turn-helix domain-containing protein; protein product: MPRQPVYAQVIDDITASIRSGTLRPGDKLPSIADLCVQYRASPQPIRLALRLLDERGWIEVHQGRGSFVAPRQPDA
- a CDS encoding NUDIX hydrolase, which gives rise to MDERGGYLTINQVRARLIAAGFRDSGQTIRRLVDSGHFGTEGVDWYLTERGRYRMIGTEAVNRLIARRRRGEQDRRQHVPDPATTPEPSPVVAGVVTSPLGVLIGRRHDGKPLWTLIAGEIEPGESAADAAVREVKEETGLTVEAAEREIGRRVHPKTGRTMIYLACQPTGRLDVHVGDEDELAEVRWAPLPEALELLPGLYEPVRAHLEQTLG
- a CDS encoding DUF2637 domain-containing protein, giving the protein MTAPTPPRKGWETYVPVAIALLLIAGVWLAGAVWSFEEQTHYAKANGFTTPELLPLVLDGMAVAMAAVSWAASLDARPAMFARAMTAVAIAGSSASNGAWAWTRSDGDEQTIVLAAAVPVLAMLAFEVLLSEVRRQVMRRRGQPGPVVVPPPRLIRVTLAPWSTLRSWRQLVLDATDPRKAFATRPVDAPAPQRGAAVPPCPVTHPVDATQPAQPALTRIVTQADALPRRTREVLMRRPVSAPPADRDAAMTQALDAVLTQGVSIRGAARDADVPEATLRRAVKERREVTQTNGHQFEVAGKTMEGL